From Oceanidesulfovibrio indonesiensis:
TGAGGACCTTCCGTCAGCATTGATTCCAGAATACTAATACGAAACCATTATGTAAAGACCTCGCAACAGATATTGCGACTCTTCAAAAGATCATCGACCACAAGGGGTTATCCACAGGGGCGAACCATTTTCCAAAATGTTCCTGTGGAAATCGTTGTATTTCAAGTAGATAGGTTGGGAATAGCGGGTGATTTTTTTATTCCATAAAAATAAATATGTTATGTTTTTCCCGGTAGAAGAAGAGCGCCTGCACCACCCCTCGACAGCCGTTCGCGTTTGGGCCAGAGTGGACACATGAAGGACCGGTATGTTTTCGGTATCTCGGAGTCCGGCGGCTCCTACCTGGTGCGTCTCGTGGTGCCGCGCTTTGTCGCGCGGGTGGTGAGCACGGCGGAGGAGACCGAGCACTCGCGGGAATGGGGTTGCCGCTACATTCTCCGCTCGGGGGAGATGTTCTGCGATTTCGACTGGATCGACCCCAAGCCGGGCGAGGAGTTGCGCCAGGCCATCCTGGCCGAAGCCGAGGACGCCTGGATGTTTTTCGCTTCGGTTTACCGGTCGTGAGCGTGCACGAATCGGGTGCTGGCCTTCTCCATGCGCAGCATCGGGAATTTTGCGTAGTCAGCCGATGAATAAAGTTGGCGGACGTATAAACCCCTGCATGCGGGATGGTCTCAACCGCCTGGAACCTGGCGGCGCCGAGTATGTTCAAAGTCGGATGTTATCGACAGCCGTTTATACCACCAGCCGGCGTTTCATGGTCCATAGGCCGAGCCATGTGAACAGGAGGGTGAAGACGATCAGGTATCCGAGGTTCAGCAGGGGATTTGATTCCGTGAGCCCGAGGGAGGCGAGGCGCGTAAGCTCCACGAGATGGTAGAGCGGAAAGAGCAGGGAGATGAGTCCGGCCCACTCGCCAATGCCCGAGACCGGAAAGAACGTGCCCGAGAACAGGAACATGGGCGTGATGAAGAGGAATATCGGCAGGTTGAACATGTCGATGGAAGGGATGACGCCGGTGAAGAACATGCCAACCGCGCCGAACCCCAGGCCGGCGAAGAACGCCAGCGGCACGCACCAGAGGCCTGAAGGGAAGTTCACGAACCCCAACGGCGTAAGAACAAGCAGCATCACAACCACGGCGCCGGCGGATTTCGTGGCCGCCCAGACGATTTCGGCCACCACGACTTCTTCCAGCGAGACGGGCGTGGCCAGAATCGCATCGAACGTTTTCTGGTAATACATGCGCACAAAGGAAGTGTACGTGGTTTCGAAAAACGAGTTCCACATCACGGCCGTTGCCACCAGGGCCGGGGCCATGAACTCTACATAGCTCAGGTGCGCTCCGGCGTACTGCACGCCGCCCACAAGCCCGGAGAACCCGAGGCCGAACGCAAGGATATAAAAGCCTGGCTCCAGCAGCGGCACCAGAAAGTTGACACGCCAGATGCGGCGGTAGGTCACCAGATTCCGCCGCCATACGTACAGGAAGCGCCATGAAAGCGCGCTGAGTCGCACACCGGTCATTCGCGAAGCTCCCTTCCGGTCAATCGCAAAAATACATCCTCAAGCGTGGCGGGCCGGAATGTGCAGGCGTGGCTGCAGAATTTTTCACGCACGGCCAGTTCCAGTTCCGCATCGTCGGCATAGATGAGAACCCGCCGTTCGAGTGCGTCGTGGGAGAGATTCTTTTCGCGGATGAAGCGCATGACCGCCTCGTCCGGATCGTCGACCTCGATGACGGAGCCGCCTACATGCCGGGCGATCAGCGCCTTGGGCGTTCCTTCCACAAGCACTTCTCCGTGGTCCATGATGATGAGCCGGTCGCAGAGGAACTCGGCTTCTTCCATGTAATGGGTTGTGAGCATGAGAGTGAGCCCCTGGCTCTTGAGCCGTCGCAGCCGCTCCCAGACCTGGTGGCGGGACTGTGGATCGAGTCCGGTTGTGGGTTCGTCCAGGATGAGCAGATCCGGTTTGGAGATGATCGCGCGGGCAAGCATGAGCCGTCTTGCCATGCCGCCGGACAGTTCCATCACCTTGGCGTCGCGCTTGTGGGAAAGGGCGAAGAAGTCGAGGAGTTCCTCGGTGCGCTCTCTGGCAGTATTTCCGGGGATTGAAAAGTAGCTCGCGAACAGCCGCAGATTCTGCTCCACAGTGAGGTCCGGGTCCAGGGTGTTTTCCTGCTGGCACACGCCGATGCGGCCGCGGATGGTTCGCCATTCGGTTTGCACGTTCATGCCGAATACCCGCACCTCGCCGGAGGTGATGGGCGAGAAGCCGTAGAGCATGCGGATCATGGAGGTTTTACCGGCGCCGTTTGGGCCGAGCAGGGCAAAGAACTCCCGCTCCTTCACATGGAAGGACATGGAACGGACGGCCTCGAACTCGCCGAATCGTTTGACCGCATTTGTTGCCTGGACAACATTCATGGCTGACGGTCCGGTGCGGGGAGCGTGGTGTGGTGTGAACGCATCGGCCACACATAGCACATCTCCGCCGGGTTTCACAGAGGGGGGGACGTCGGAGGATGAGCGAAAAGCGATTCATGGCAGCAGGCCATACGAAAAGGGCCGCGGAAAACCGCAGCCCTTGAAGTCATGATGAACGCCGGCCGCATTGGTGGCCGGCAATCGGATCGGTGTGCTTACGCCGAAGCGGATTGGCCGCGGCGGTTTTGGGGGCGCGAACGGTTCTGGCTCGGCCGGCCGCCGCCGGGCTTCTCGCCCCTCGGCTTTCCGTACGCACGCTCGCCATTGGATCTGCCGCCGGTTGCCTTTCCGTATGGGCGGTCGCCGGAACGAGCGGGACGTCCCTTGTTCTCGCGAGGACCGTTGTTGCGGGGCTGGCGGTTGTCCATATCATCTCCGGGGGCGGAGTTCCTCTCGGTATAGTCGAACCCGCCGAGTTCGCAACGGTTGATGGGCGCGCCGAGGAGCCGCTCGATGGAGCGAATCATGTACGTGTCCTTGCGCGTAATCAACGTATGGGCGCAGCCGGTGCGCGAGGCGCGTCCGGTGCGGCCGATGCGGTGGGTGTACGCCTCAGGCGTGTCCGGCACATCGAAGTTGACCACATGGGTCACGCGGCTGATGTCGATCCCGCGGGCGGCGATGTCTGTAGCCACGAGCACGCGATAAGCGCCATCGCGGAATCCGTCTATGGCCTCCTTGCGGCGGTTCTGGGAGAGGTTGCCCTGCAGCGAGGCGGACTTGTGGCCGGATTTCTCCAGCTTCTGCGCAAGCTGCTTGGCGCGGTGCTTGGTCCGGGTGAACACGAGCACGGAACCGTTGTCCAGGCGGGGCAGGAGGTCCATGAGCAGCCGCGTCTTGTGGTGGTCGGCCACGTGGTAGCCTTCGTGGCTCACGGTCTCGGCCGGGGCGAGCTGCCCCACGCGCACGGTGACGGGGTCGCACAGAATGTCGCGCGCCAGTGACTCGATCTCCTTGGGCATGGTTGCCGAGAAGAGCAGGTTCTGGCGATTCTTGGGCAGGTGCTCGAGAATCTTGCGAATCGTCGGCAGAAAGCCCATGTCGAACATATGGTCGGCCTCATCCAGCACCAGGGTTTCGAGTTTGGAGAGGTCGATGTTGCCGCGCTGGATGTGGTCCAGCAGCCGGCCCGGGCAGGCCGCCACGAACTGGTAGCCGGCGCGGAGCTTGTTGATCTGGGGCTGCATGCCCACGCCGCCGTACACGGAAACGCTGCGCATGCCGGTGTTGCGGCCCAGAGCGATTGCGTTTTCGTGGATCTGCTCGGCAAGCTCGCGGGTGGGGGCGAGCACCAGGTGGCGCACGCCGCGCTGCGCTTTGGCCGGCTTGGCCGAGAAGCGCTTGAGGATCGGCAGTACGAACGCCGCAGTCTTGCCGGTGCCGGTCTGGGCAAGGCCCATCACGTCCTTTCCGTCGAGAATTGCGGGAATGGCCTGGGACTGAATGGGGGTGGGTTCGGTGAAGCCCATGTCACGGATGTTGGCCTCGATTGTGGAACCGAGGTCGAAATTTTGAAAACTCAAGGTGTTATCCTTCATGCGTTGCAAGACCCCACGCAACGATACCGCACGGACGTTTGGCAACGACCCGTCGGAAGGCGGGGGTGATCAGCGGAAGTTCGGAAGGGGTGCTGCGGCCCAATTCAGGACGCGCTGGATCGGTCTTAAGTGAATCGGCTGGGTATGCCTGGCAGTATCGGACGGAATTGCAGCGGAAACCGCGCACCAGGGAAATTAAGAAAGGACGCAATTGCGTCCGCAAAGGGGTAGATAGGGGTAATGCGATTGGATGTCAACAATAGGGTGCGAAAAATTTTGGGGATTGGGGGAGGGGGAACGGACTTCTCGTCTGTCTCGAGTGGCTTAAAGTGGATGTGTAGAGCCAAGATAACACAATGTTAGTTTTCAATTGGCCCAAAATGGAAAGAGTACTCAGCTTTGCTGATGATTAGTTTGTTAATACAGTCAATTTTAAGCTTTTTTTGTAAAACTGGACGGCCAAAAATGGCAAGATTTGGAATAGTTAAATCAGAATTGTGTTGTTTGAATTCAGGGAACAACCTTACAGACACTCCATAAGCGGTTGGAAGCGGCATTAATCCCATTCGGAGGTTGGTAAAATATGAAGGATATATAATTCCGTCATAACCGTTGCTCATTGCAAACTTAGCTATGTCTTTAGTTATTTCATATGAATATTCTCCTGCCATAAATAACATATGCATTGCGATGTCAAAGCTGTCAAACTCAGAAACATTCTCTTCTGGGGCTACAGATAAATCGAATAGTTTTAGTTCTTTTTCAGGTCTCATCGTGGCTACAAATACTTCATCATCTGCTTTTACTCGACATTCATGGATGCACACTTGAAGGTCAGGGGAGGCATATAAAATAGGTAAATTTTTCGAACAAAATCTTCCATGTCCAGAAAATTCGTTCGGGGGGCTATCGAATTGAGCTATATTTGTGGGATCATCCGGGGCTACCCGAATTCGATAAAATAAATTACTGTGAGATAACGATTTTGATGGATACAAAGCAAATAATTCTTCAATTGTACTGGCTCTGGTTTCAATGTTCTGTAACATTTTTAAAGGTTCAATTTCACCAAGCATCCATAGTCTAGGACCATAATGAAAAAAGCCAATATCCAAAATTTCCTCGAATATTTTAATATCATCGCTTAGCCAGTGAGATACTTTGATAGATGTCTTCTGATGTTCATTGAACTGAATTAATGGCGCCGCACCATAATCAACTCTAAGAAGAGACCCCCAAACAAAAAAACGATGTGCTAACGCAATGAGGTCATCGTTGTTAAGCTTAAAGCCATCCTTTACCCCGCAACGTGGGCAATTGCTGCGATCCTGGGTGCCAATTTGTCGGGCATCAAGTTTAAGTCCTTGGTCTTGAAAACAATTTGAGCATGCAACGCACATAAAGATACCCTGGATTTGTTTTATATTATGCTTCATAGTACTAGTCCATATTAACAGATATCGGCTAGTATTATGAAGATTGGTGTTTATGATTGAATAGCAGTGATGTGGAAAGCTCCAATTTGGGTAAGAAAAGCGTAATAGGCGCAGTCCGGAATGCGTCTTACTTCTCCACCTCTTCCAGCGCCTTGGTGCGATCCATGGACAGGTCCGTCTCCTGGAACGGACCGCTCGAAGGCACCTGCAATAAAAACGAGGGTGTTTCGTCCACAAGCACGGTGAAGGGGCCGCCGGCCAGGTCCAGAAGATGGCCGCCGGTTGTTCGGTCTGCTGAAATGTAGTGCAGATGGTAGCCCACCACGTTGACTTTCTCGGCGTACACAGGACAGCGGAAGCCCACCAGCTCGCCCACGGCCGGACCCAGATCGAAGACGTTCTGCTGTTTGACCGCCTCGGCCAGGGGTGGGTAGGGTTTGGTCTGCGCCGGCACGCTCCGGGCCTGGACAGAGTTGAACCGGCCCTGGATGCGGAAGGCGTGGAACAGGTTTTTGCTGGGCAGCCGGGCGTCGATGGCTTGTTCCAGTTCATCGAGACTGGACACGGACTGCACCGTGAAGGAAATGTCCGGCTCGAACCAGGTGACCGCGGCAAACGGCGTGCGGACATCGTCGTCCATCACGCGAACGCTGCCGTCGTGCGCGGCCTGGTAGACCACGCCATCCACCACGATCATCTCGCCGTCCAGGTCCTGGAACGTGCCCAGGCCGAGGTTGCCGCGGCGGCGGAGGTCCCCGCAGGTGAATGAGCCGTCGTACACGCCGGCCATGAGCGCATCGATGGTGGAGACCTGGTACAGGGTGTCGCGGTCCCAGGAGGCGCCCGGCGTTTGCGCCGGGACCGGTTCCGCAACCACAAGGATGATGGCGACCAGGGGCAGCAGGTGGCGCAGTCGGATTCGCAGGGTCATGTGCTTGCGTTAGACGGTGGACGAAGCCGCGTCAAGGTATTGCAAAGGATTATGGGGATTTCTTCCAGAGCTGGACAAGCGGGCCGTCCGGTCCGAAGAGGGGGTCTGTCGCAGGGATATCCAGAGCGGCGATGCGTTCCATGGCCGCGGCGCGGACGTCGTCCCCGCCGTCGTCGTCATAATCCTCGTCGGGTGTCAGGATGTCCGGAAAACTCCCGTCCGGGTAGGCGCCCACCACGAGCAACTCCGGGTCGTTGGTTTCGTTTCTGTGCGAAACGCCGGCCGGGATGACCACGGCGTCGCCCGCTTCCAACTCCAGGATTACGCCAGTGGGGCCGCCGAATTGAACCCGCGCCGTGCCGGCGGCGATGCCCAGGATCTCATGCGACGTGGAGTGATAATGGTGGAGCGGGTAGATGCCGTTGCGCCAGCGGTCCTCCCATCCGCGCTCCACGACACGGCGTGCGAACTCGGCCTCCAGGTCGCCGGTTTCCTTGAGCACGTTTTTGTAGACCAGCAGGGGCAGGGACGGGTTGTTGGGAAAAACGCCGTCGTCGTCCAGGCGGCAGGTAAGCACCCGCGTCCCCTGGTGCTCCAGGACGCACGTGTCCAGAATGATGGATTGCTCGTTGTTCGGCATGCAGTCTCCTGGTGGGAATTGAAACGCGCGTTCACCATAGCCGGGGTGCCGGTTGTATGCAATATTGCTCGGAGCACAAGGTTGCTCGCGTCCTGCTTCCCCCTGGTGCGTGCCGTCCGAAATAACTGGGGAGCGAAATGCGAGACTGTTATTTTTTACGGATATATCCTTAAAATTACAGGAGGATTTAAATAATGCGCGAAGCTGTCGAACAATTTGCCAAAGCCAACGCCTTTGCCGAGCTGTGCGGCATCGAGGTCCTGGAAGCCCGGCCGGAGTACGCCAAGGTCCGGCTCATGGTGGAGGACCGCCACCGCAACCCTTTCGGCACGGTCAGCGCCGGCGCTCTCTTCATGCT
This genomic window contains:
- a CDS encoding ABC transporter permease — translated: MTGVRLSALSWRFLYVWRRNLVTYRRIWRVNFLVPLLEPGFYILAFGLGFSGLVGGVQYAGAHLSYVEFMAPALVATAVMWNSFFETTYTSFVRMYYQKTFDAILATPVSLEEVVVAEIVWAATKSAGAVVVMLLVLTPLGFVNFPSGLWCVPLAFFAGLGFGAVGMFFTGVIPSIDMFNLPIFLFITPMFLFSGTFFPVSGIGEWAGLISLLFPLYHLVELTRLASLGLTESNPLLNLGYLIVFTLLFTWLGLWTMKRRLVV
- a CDS encoding ABC transporter ATP-binding protein — protein: MNVVQATNAVKRFGEFEAVRSMSFHVKEREFFALLGPNGAGKTSMIRMLYGFSPITSGEVRVFGMNVQTEWRTIRGRIGVCQQENTLDPDLTVEQNLRLFASYFSIPGNTARERTEELLDFFALSHKRDAKVMELSGGMARRLMLARAIISKPDLLILDEPTTGLDPQSRHQVWERLRRLKSQGLTLMLTTHYMEEAEFLCDRLIIMDHGEVLVEGTPKALIARHVGGSVIEVDDPDEAVMRFIREKNLSHDALERRVLIYADDAELELAVREKFCSHACTFRPATLEDVFLRLTGRELRE
- a CDS encoding DEAD/DEAH box helicase; translation: MSFQNFDLGSTIEANIRDMGFTEPTPIQSQAIPAILDGKDVMGLAQTGTGKTAAFVLPILKRFSAKPAKAQRGVRHLVLAPTRELAEQIHENAIALGRNTGMRSVSVYGGVGMQPQINKLRAGYQFVAACPGRLLDHIQRGNIDLSKLETLVLDEADHMFDMGFLPTIRKILEHLPKNRQNLLFSATMPKEIESLARDILCDPVTVRVGQLAPAETVSHEGYHVADHHKTRLLMDLLPRLDNGSVLVFTRTKHRAKQLAQKLEKSGHKSASLQGNLSQNRRKEAIDGFRDGAYRVLVATDIAARGIDISRVTHVVNFDVPDTPEAYTHRIGRTGRASRTGCAHTLITRKDTYMIRSIERLLGAPINRCELGGFDYTERNSAPGDDMDNRQPRNNGPRENKGRPARSGDRPYGKATGGRSNGERAYGKPRGEKPGGGRPSQNRSRPQNRRGQSASA
- a CDS encoding RES family NAD+ phosphorylase, with protein sequence MKHNIKQIQGIFMCVACSNCFQDQGLKLDARQIGTQDRSNCPRCGVKDGFKLNNDDLIALAHRFFVWGSLLRVDYGAAPLIQFNEHQKTSIKVSHWLSDDIKIFEEILDIGFFHYGPRLWMLGEIEPLKMLQNIETRASTIEELFALYPSKSLSHSNLFYRIRVAPDDPTNIAQFDSPPNEFSGHGRFCSKNLPILYASPDLQVCIHECRVKADDEVFVATMRPEKELKLFDLSVAPEENVSEFDSFDIAMHMLFMAGEYSYEITKDIAKFAMSNGYDGIIYPSYFTNLRMGLMPLPTAYGVSVRLFPEFKQHNSDLTIPNLAIFGRPVLQKKLKIDCINKLIISKAEYSFHFGPIEN
- the budA gene encoding acetolactate decarboxylase, whose amino-acid sequence is MTLRIRLRHLLPLVAIILVVAEPVPAQTPGASWDRDTLYQVSTIDALMAGVYDGSFTCGDLRRRGNLGLGTFQDLDGEMIVVDGVVYQAAHDGSVRVMDDDVRTPFAAVTWFEPDISFTVQSVSSLDELEQAIDARLPSKNLFHAFRIQGRFNSVQARSVPAQTKPYPPLAEAVKQQNVFDLGPAVGELVGFRCPVYAEKVNVVGYHLHYISADRTTGGHLLDLAGGPFTVLVDETPSFLLQVPSSGPFQETDLSMDRTKALEEVEK
- a CDS encoding cupin domain-containing protein translates to MPNNEQSIILDTCVLEHQGTRVLTCRLDDDGVFPNNPSLPLLVYKNVLKETGDLEAEFARRVVERGWEDRWRNGIYPLHHYHSTSHEILGIAAGTARVQFGGPTGVILELEAGDAVVIPAGVSHRNETNDPELLVVGAYPDGSFPDILTPDEDYDDDGGDDVRAAAMERIAALDIPATDPLFGPDGPLVQLWKKSP